One Stenotrophomonas maltophilia R551-3 genomic window, CCTCGAAATCCTCGCTGGAGGCGCGGGCCAGGCTGGCCATGTCGTTCAGCGCTTCCTCGCCCTCTTCGGACAGCGCCGGGCGATGGCCACCACTGCCCAGGCCGAAGCCGCCGAGGAAGCTGCGGGTCCAGGCGAACATGGCATCGGCCTGCGCGGCCACGTCGTCGTTGTCGGTCAGCAGCAGCTCGAAGGCGAAGTCGCGGTCTTCCAGCTGCCTGATGGTGACCTGCAGCAGCTGTGCCAGCACGCTGTCGGCGGCCACCGGCGGCAGGTTGTCGTCGGCCAGCACGCGCGCCGGCCAGTCGTTGCCAGGGGCGCCGCCGGCGGCCAGCCAGCCGCACAGTGCGCCGTGCAGCTCGGCAGCGGTGGCGCCCAGGCCCAGCTCCTGGCTGGCGCGGGTAACGTCGTCGACGGAGGGAAGTTCGGTCATCGTGCGGCTCGTTCGGATAAGGAAACCAGGAGCGCACGCGCGCGCCCGTGAGACCGCCTAGTGTAGCAACCCGACGGCCTCCTCCCCGTGGCCGCCGGGCCTTGCTGCGACAGCGCTTGACCGCCCTTGCCCCGCTTGCCTATCGTGCCCGCATGGAACCCGCCGATCCCCTTGCCCAGCTGCAGGACTTCGCCGCCCGCGTGGAAGCGTTGCTTGAACGCAACCAGCGGCTGGCCGAGGAGAACCGCAGCCTGCGCCATCAGCAGGAACAACTGGTGGCCGAGCGCTCCACGCTGCTGGCCAAGAACGAACAGGCGCGCTCGCGGGTGGAAGCAATGATCAGCCGGCTCAAATCCCTGGAGCAGCACACATGAGCGCCGAACCGGTCAGTGTCCGCATCCTCGATCGTGAATACACCGTGGGTGTCGGCGGCGATGAACGCGACAGCCTGATGGCCGCCGCGCGCCTGCTCGATGCACGCATGCGCGAGATCCGAGGCAGCAACCGCATGGCCGCGGTGGACCGCATTGCGGTGCTGGCCGCGTTGAACCTGGCCCACGAACTGCAGCTGCTGCGCGACGAAAACGCCCGCCAGGCGGTGGCGCTGCAGCAGACGCTGGCCGACCTGAACCGGCGTCTGGACCGCGCGATCGACGGCACCCCATAGAAAAAGGGGACGGAGGGGATTAAGGCGCATTCGCCCCTTCTGCGCTGGAAACGTCTTAATCCCCTCCGTCCCCTTTTCTCATATCTGAATTGGCACGGACTGTTGCCGACGAACGGCCTATCCAGATCCTGCGTGCTGGCTATAATGGCCACGCGTTCTCTGCGGTACTCGACGGCATGTGCAAACATTCGCCTTGTCCCTTAAGAACGACACCGGGAGCGCGACAGCGCCGGGAGTGCAGGTCCGCCTTGTAGCGGGAAGCCCGATGGTTCTCCAGCGTTCCCACTTGAGCCCCCGGGTTCAAGGTCGTTTCGCATGCATCGACATTGCGGAGAATGCAATATTCCAGCAAGGGCGGCGTCTTCGGGCGTCGCCCTTGTTCTTTCCGGCACAATGACGGCTGATCCTTGCCGCACGCTGCCATGACCGACCCGCGCCAGGCCCTGCGCCACGACCTGCGGCAACGCCGCCGCGACCTTTCCGCCGGTGAGCGCATCGCCGCCGCCGAATCCCTCGCCGATGCCCTGCTGGCCCTGCCGTTCGCCCCGTGCGAAGGCGCCGTGGCCGGCTACTGGGCGCTGGATGGCGAAATCGCCCTGCACCGCTGGCAACTGCAGCTGCCCGAAGGACTCACTTACTGCCTGCCGGTACTGGCCGGCGACGTACTGCGCTTCGCGCCGTGGCGGCCCGGGCAACCGCTGACCAGCAACCGTTACGGCATCCCCGAGCCGGATGTGACCGTGGAAGACACCCTGGAACCCGCGCAGATGGCGCTGGTGGTGACCCCGCTGGTGGGCTTCGACACCCAATGCCGGCGGCTGGGCATGGGAGGCGGCTGGTATGATCGCAGCTTCGCCTTCCGCCACGACCGGCCGGCGCCGCCCTGGCTGGTCGGCGCTGCGTTCGCGGTGCAGCAGGTCGAGTCCTTGCCGGTGGCGTCGTGGGACGTGCCGGTGGATGCGATCTGCACCGAAGACGGCACCCTGTTCCCCTCCGCTGCCCCCGTGAACGCATGACCGCCCGCAAGCGCTACTGGCTGATGAAGTCCGAACCGGACGCCTTCTCCATCGATGACCTGGCCAAGGTCAAGGTCGAACCCTGGAACGGGGTGCGCAACTACCAGGCGCGCAACTTCATGCGCGATGGCATGCAGGTCGGCGACGGCATCCTGTTCTACCACTCCAATACCAAGGTGCCGGGCATCGTCGGCCTGGCCACGGTGGCCAGCACGGCCTACCCGGACGACACCCAGTTCGACCCGAAATCCGACTATCACGACCCCAAGAGCACGCGCGAGAACCCGCGCTGGATGCTGGTGGACGTGGCCTTCGACCGCAAGCTCAAGCAGGTGATCGCGCTGGACGAGATCAAGCTGCACGCCGAAGCGCTGGGCGAAGGCTTCCCGCTGGTTGCCAAGGGCAACCGCCTGTCGGTGTTCCCGGTGACCGCTGCGCAGTGGAAGCTGCTGCTGTCGCTGGAAAAGAAATCCTGATTCCCTGCCTGAGAGTTCTCCCATGTCCGAAGCCAAGCGCCTGGCCGCCGAGAAAGCCATCGAGTACGTTGAAGACGGCATGATCGTCGGTGTCGGCACCGGTTCCACCGTGGCCTATTTCATCGATGCCCTGGCCCGCATCCAGCACCGCATCAAGGGTGCCGTGTCCAGCTCCGAACAGAGCACCGCGCGCCTGAAGCAGCACGGCATCGAGGTGATCGAGCTGAACCACAGCGGCAATCTGTCGCTGTACGTGGACGGCGCCGATGAGTGCGATGCCAACAAGTGCCTGATCAAGGGCGGCGGTGCCGCGCTGACCCGCGAGAAGATCATCGCCGAGGCCAGCGAGCGCTTCATCTGCATCGTCGACCCGAGCAAGCAGGTGCCGGTGCTGGGTAAATTCCCGCTGCCGGTGGAGGTGATTCCGATGGCGCGCAGCCTGATCGCCCGCCAGATCCGCGACATGACCGGCGGCCAGCCGACCTGGCGCGAAGGCGTGGTGACCGACAACGGCAACCAGATCCTGGACATCCACAACCTGCAGATCACCGATCCGGAAAAGCTGGAGCGCGAGCTCAACCAGCTGCCGGGTGTGGTGTGCGTCGGCCTGTTCGCGCGCCGTCGCGCCGATGTGGTGATCGTCGGCGGCGAGCCGCCGGTCGTGCTCTGACCTTTGCAAGGATCCTGACGATGTCGCTGTTGCGTTCGCTGCTGATGCTTCCGCTGCTGGCCCTGGCCGGCTGTGCCACCGATGCGGCCCGCCACTGGGTCGAGCTGGATGGTGCGCGCTACCAGGTGGAGCTGGCCACCAACGATGAAACCCGCGCGCGCGGGCTGATGTTCCGCGACCAGATGGCCGCTGACCACGGCATGTTGTTCATCCACGACCGCGAAGAAATGCAGGCGTACTGGATGAAGAACACCAAGCTTGCGCTGGATATCCTGTACTTCGACAGCCAGCGCAAGCTGGTCAGCCAGCAGCGCGACGTGCCGCCGTGCTCGGCCGGCGACATGTGCCCGCCCTACCCCAGCGGTGGCCCGGCGCGCTACGTGCTGGAGCTCAACGCCGGCCAGGCCGAGAAGCTCAAGCTGAAGGACGGCACCGAGCTGACCTTCGGCCCGGGCATCGAAAAGTAAACGATGCGGCCGGCCAGCGGCCGGCACCCGCGGTAGTGCCGGCCGCTGGCCGGCAACCCTGCAGGGGTCAGATCCCTTTCGCACGCGAAAGGGATCTGACCCCTGAATTTTTCACGCGACACCGCTTGAAACCGCCTGCAATTGCCGCCAGTCTGTGGTCATGCAGGACCGGATCTCACTCCCCGACTGGGATGCACTGGCCGACCTCGAAGACGAGGCGCTGCCACTGTTGCCGACCGCGCTGCTGATCGCGCGCGATGAATACCCCGATCTGCAGCCGTCCACGTACGACGCGCTGATCCAGAGCCACGTCGACCACCTCCGCTCGGAAGTGGACAGCATCGATAACAGCCCGCTGAAGATGGCGGCAATCAACCGCCACCTGTTCGACGAGCTGGGCTACAGCGGCGACCACGACGAGTACTACGACCCGCGCAACAGCTACCTCAACCAGGTATTCGAGCGCCGCCTGGGCAACCCGATCTCGCTGGCACTGGTGCAGATGGAAGTCGCGCGCCGGCTGGGAATCCCGCTCGACGGCGTGTCCTTCCCCGGCCACTTCCTGGTGCGCCTGCCGGTAGACGACGGCGTGCTGGTGATGGACCCGTTCAATGGCGGCCGCCCGCTGGACGTGGACGAACTGCGCGAGCGGGCCAAGTCACACCTGGGCGGGCAGATGCCCGACGACCAGGTGCTGGCGCAGATCCTCGACCCGGCCCCTGCGCGCGCAATCCTGATGCGGATGCTGCGCAACCTGCACGGCGTGTATGCCGAAGCGGGCGAATGGGACCGCGCTGCACGCAGTGCCGACCGCCTGCTGAAACTGGCCCCGGAGCAGGACGACGCCCTGCGCGACCGTGGCCTGGCCTACCTGCAGCTGGAGTATCTGGCCGGTGCCCGCCATGACCTGGGGCAGTACCTGAAGCGCAATCCCGAGGCCAGCGATGCGCAGTGGCTGCGCGAGAAGCTGATCGACCTGGGTGGACCGGTGCCGCGGCTGCATTGAGGATGTCGGTGTGTGGACCAACGGTCCACACCCACCGGATGGGCCGGGTGGCCCACCAATCAATCGACCTCGACCATCTCGAAATCGGCTTTGGTCACGCCGCAATCCGGGCAGGTCCAGGTCTCGGGAATGTCTTCCCAGCGCGTCCCCGGCGCGATGCCCTCCTCCGGCAAGCCTTCCGCTTCGCTGTAAAGGAAGCCGCAGACCACGCACATCCAGGTGCGCAAGGTGGTGGGGGTGGCATCGCTCATCGGATAATCAGGACTGGATTCACGGGCCGCCATTGTCCCATCGCGGTCCACTCACCGGTAGCCATCGATGACTTCTGCTTCCCCGGCGCCCCGCGGCGTCTACCTGATCACCCCGGACGAGCCCGATACCGCGCGCCTGCTGGACCGCACCGCGCCGCTGCTGGCCGCCGGCGCCACCTGGCTGCAGTACCGCAACAAGACCGCCAGTGACGCGCTGCGGCGCGAGCAGGCCACCGCCCTGCAGGCGCTGTGCGCGGAACACGGCGTGCCGCTGATCGTCAACGACGACCCGGCGCTGGCCAAGGCGGTCGGCGCCGCCGGCGTGCATCTGGGCGGCACCGATGGCGACATCCCCAGCGCGCGCGCCCTGCTCGGCGCGGATGCCATCATCGGCGCGTCCTGCTACGACCAGCTGGCCAATGCCGAACAGGCCGTGGCCGCCGGCGCCAGCTACGTGGCCTTCGGCGCATTCTTCCCGACCACCACCAAGATCACCACCAGCCGCGCCCATACCGACCTGCTGCGGCAAAGCGCCGCACTGGGCGTGCCGCGGGTGGCGATCGGCGGCCTGACGCCGGACAATGTCGGTCCCATCATCGACGCCGGCGCCGATCTGGTCGCCGTGGTCAGCAGCGTGTTCGCCGCCGAAGACCCGGTGGCGACCCAGCGTGCCTACCTCGCCCAGTTCGCGTAATGCCCAGGAAAGCCCCATGAACCACGACCAGTCCCACGCCCTGTTCTCCCGCGCCCAGCAACTGCTGCCGGGCGGCGTCAATTCGCCGGTGCGCGCGTTCAAGTCGGTCGGCGGCGAGCCGTTCTTCGTCGAGCGCGCCGACGGTGCCTACCTGTATGACGTCGACGGCAATCGCTACATCGACTACGTCGGCTCCTGGGGTCCGATGATCGTCGGCCACAACCACACGGCGGTGCGCCAGGCGGTGAAGAAGGCGATCGACAATGGCCTGTCCTTCGGCGCGCCCTGCGCAGCCGAAGTGACCATGGCCGAGACCATCACCCGCCTGGTACCGTCGTGCGAGATGGTGCGTATGGTCAACTCCGGTACCGAGGCCACGCTGTCGGCGATCCGCCTGGCGCGCGGCGCCACCGGCCGCAACCGCATCGTCAAGTTCGAAGGCTGCTACCACGGCCACGGCGACTCGTTCCTGGTCAAGGCCGGCAGCGGCATGCTGACCCTGGGCGTGCCGACCTCGCCCGGCGTGCCGGCCGGCCTGAGCGAACTGACCCTGACCCTGCCCTACAACGACTTCGAAGCGGCCACCGCGCTGTTCGAGCAGCAGGGCGACGACATCGCCGGCCTGATCATCGAACCGGTGGTTGGCAATGCCAACTGCATCCCGCCGCGCGACGGCTATCTGCAGCACCTGCGCGAACTGTGCACGAAGCACGGCACGCTGCTGATCTTCGACGAAGTGATGACCGGCTTCCGCGTCGCCCTCGGCGGTGCACAGGCGCATTACGGCATCACCCCGGACCTGACCACCTTCGGCAAGATCATCGGCGGCGGCATGCCGGTGGGCGCCTACGGCGGCCGCCGCGAACTGATGCAGCAGATCGCCCCGGCTGGCCCGATCTACCAGGCCGGCACGCTGAGCGGCAATCCGGTGGCGATGGCCGCCGGCCTGGCGATGCTGGAACTGATCCAGCAGCCGGGCTTCCACGCCGACCTGGCCGAGCGCACCGCGCGCCTGTGTGCCGGCCTGGAAGCGGCCGCCGCCGACGCCGG contains:
- a CDS encoding YecA family protein translates to MTELPSVDDVTRASQELGLGATAAELHGALCGWLAAGGAPGNDWPARVLADDNLPPVAADSVLAQLLQVTIRQLEDRDFAFELLLTDNDDVAAQADAMFAWTRSFLGGFGLGSGGHRPALSEEGEEALNDMASLARASSEDFEAGGDDDDEALSEIEEFIRVAVLLLHGDVVLASRHRQRLN
- a CDS encoding TIGR02449 family protein, translated to MEPADPLAQLQDFAARVEALLERNQRLAEENRSLRHQQEQLVAERSTLLAKNEQARSRVEAMISRLKSLEQHT
- a CDS encoding cell division protein ZapA translates to MSAEPVSVRILDREYTVGVGGDERDSLMAAARLLDARMREIRGSNRMAAVDRIAVLAALNLAHELQLLRDENARQAVALQQTLADLNRRLDRAIDGTP
- a CDS encoding 5-formyltetrahydrofolate cyclo-ligase, with amino-acid sequence MTDPRQALRHDLRQRRRDLSAGERIAAAESLADALLALPFAPCEGAVAGYWALDGEIALHRWQLQLPEGLTYCLPVLAGDVLRFAPWRPGQPLTSNRYGIPEPDVTVEDTLEPAQMALVVTPLVGFDTQCRRLGMGGGWYDRSFAFRHDRPAPPWLVGAAFAVQQVESLPVASWDVPVDAICTEDGTLFPSAAPVNA
- a CDS encoding EVE domain-containing protein, coding for MTARKRYWLMKSEPDAFSIDDLAKVKVEPWNGVRNYQARNFMRDGMQVGDGILFYHSNTKVPGIVGLATVASTAYPDDTQFDPKSDYHDPKSTRENPRWMLVDVAFDRKLKQVIALDEIKLHAEALGEGFPLVAKGNRLSVFPVTAAQWKLLLSLEKKS
- the rpiA gene encoding ribose-5-phosphate isomerase RpiA → MSEAKRLAAEKAIEYVEDGMIVGVGTGSTVAYFIDALARIQHRIKGAVSSSEQSTARLKQHGIEVIELNHSGNLSLYVDGADECDANKCLIKGGGAALTREKIIAEASERFICIVDPSKQVPVLGKFPLPVEVIPMARSLIARQIRDMTGGQPTWREGVVTDNGNQILDIHNLQITDPEKLERELNQLPGVVCVGLFARRRADVVIVGGEPPVVL
- a CDS encoding DUF192 domain-containing protein, whose translation is MSLLRSLLMLPLLALAGCATDAARHWVELDGARYQVELATNDETRARGLMFRDQMAADHGMLFIHDREEMQAYWMKNTKLALDILYFDSQRKLVSQQRDVPPCSAGDMCPPYPSGGPARYVLELNAGQAEKLKLKDGTELTFGPGIEK
- a CDS encoding SirB1 family protein yields the protein MQDRISLPDWDALADLEDEALPLLPTALLIARDEYPDLQPSTYDALIQSHVDHLRSEVDSIDNSPLKMAAINRHLFDELGYSGDHDEYYDPRNSYLNQVFERRLGNPISLALVQMEVARRLGIPLDGVSFPGHFLVRLPVDDGVLVMDPFNGGRPLDVDELRERAKSHLGGQMPDDQVLAQILDPAPARAILMRMLRNLHGVYAEAGEWDRAARSADRLLKLAPEQDDALRDRGLAYLQLEYLAGARHDLGQYLKRNPEASDAQWLREKLIDLGGPVPRLH
- a CDS encoding rubredoxin; translation: MAARESSPDYPMSDATPTTLRTWMCVVCGFLYSEAEGLPEEGIAPGTRWEDIPETWTCPDCGVTKADFEMVEVD
- the thiE gene encoding thiamine phosphate synthase, whose amino-acid sequence is MTSASPAPRGVYLITPDEPDTARLLDRTAPLLAAGATWLQYRNKTASDALRREQATALQALCAEHGVPLIVNDDPALAKAVGAAGVHLGGTDGDIPSARALLGADAIIGASCYDQLANAEQAVAAGASYVAFGAFFPTTTKITTSRAHTDLLRQSAALGVPRVAIGGLTPDNVGPIIDAGADLVAVVSSVFAAEDPVATQRAYLAQFA
- the hemL gene encoding glutamate-1-semialdehyde 2,1-aminomutase, which codes for MNHDQSHALFSRAQQLLPGGVNSPVRAFKSVGGEPFFVERADGAYLYDVDGNRYIDYVGSWGPMIVGHNHTAVRQAVKKAIDNGLSFGAPCAAEVTMAETITRLVPSCEMVRMVNSGTEATLSAIRLARGATGRNRIVKFEGCYHGHGDSFLVKAGSGMLTLGVPTSPGVPAGLSELTLTLPYNDFEAATALFEQQGDDIAGLIIEPVVGNANCIPPRDGYLQHLRELCTKHGTLLIFDEVMTGFRVALGGAQAHYGITPDLTTFGKIIGGGMPVGAYGGRRELMQQIAPAGPIYQAGTLSGNPVAMAAGLAMLELIQQPGFHADLAERTARLCAGLEAAAADAGVVVTTTCVGAMFGLFFTSEKVETYAQATACDIPAFNRFFHAMLDQGVFLAPSAYEAGFLSSAHDDAVIEATLAAARVAFKAAKG